The DNA window CAGAGTAACCGCGTAGCCAGCGGTGTTTATTTCTGCAGGCTGGATGCCGGTGATGAGCAGATGATCCAAAAACTGATACTGGCGCGATAACTGGATAACACAAGAGCAGAAAAAAAAGCGCCCGGCGTATTATCGCCGGGCGCTTCACTTTGCGCAGGCGATCAGTTCTTTAAACGCTCCAGTTTTGTAGTGCCAGTTCTTTCAAAGAAAGGCTGAACCTCAACAGTGGCGTCCGGTCAAGTTCAATTGTTTTCTCGCGTGCCCGAACCACGAATTCCACGATCCCGGCCTCGCCCTTTCCGCCTTGCGCCTGGTCACGGCTGGGAGCATCGATACCGAGCATCTCATAAGGTACCGATACTTCGATGATCTCACCAACCTTGAACACCACCGCTGCCGGGCAGGCGTCATCGAGCGTGATCTTCAGGTTTTTTGGCTTGTAAAAATCGATCGAGTATTGATAGGCACCGATGTCGTGATTTATAACATCGCACCTGACGTAGACCGCCCGCTCATCAAATCCATAGTGGATCGCCGAGAACAAGCCGGCAAAACGCTGCATGGTGCCGCCCATCCGTTTGACTTCGGCGCGGCCGGCATTGAACCATTCGTAGAAATGCGTAACCCTGCCGTCGATCACGGGTTTTATACGGTCGATCGGCGGCTGCGAAAGTGTATCATCCTGGGTGTTTATCGAAGAGAACAGTTCGTGCGGGCGTTTCTCGCCGATCCGGTTATAGATCCAGATCGCAGTGAGCCTGAATAACTCGTCAAATACTTCGCCGGTGACCGAGAAAAAATCGTCGCCGAACCACCAGTACCAGTCGCTGCCCTCTAGAATATAGAACCGATCCCAAACGGCGGGATCGGTTATGTTCTTCTCGACCAGTTTTTCCCTCAAGTCCTTAAGCACCTTCCATGCTTTATGATCCTGAGGTCGACCCATCCAGATATTGAAATTCGCGCCTATCCATGATCCCGGGAACAATTTCGTCAGTTTATTCTGCGCGCCGTGCGCATGCAGATAGTCCGAAATGGTGGTGGTCGTGACCTTCTCCTTGAGCAGCTCCTCGTACAGGCAGTCAAGGAACTCCGAGCCGTCGCCCGCGAAGAATTCCCAGGCGTTTTCGCCATCAAGAATTATCGGCAGCAGGAAACTATCGAACTGCGACAGCGAATTCCCAATTGTCTTGATCCGCCCGACCAGATCCTGCGCCGCCTTTTTCTGATCCCAGGTGTTGTAGTTAAAGGCGATCATGTCGGACAGAGTATGGTCCCTGAAGATCATTTTTACCTTGCCGATCTGCCATGGCTTGTACAACTGGGCGGCATTGGTCGGGATGCCGTTCTCGTCCCGGCGGAATGACGCACTGAGCGACCGGGCGAGGATCTCCTCGTCCGCGGCGATCCATTCCACGCCCAGATCGGAAAGGATCGGGATCAGTTCCTCGCATACGCTGCCCTCGGAAGGCCAGATACCTGCGGGCTTTTTACCAAAACAATGCTCGAACAGGGCGATACCCAGTTCCAGCTGGCGACGGGCGTCTTCGGGGTGTTTGAATTGGAACGGTATATCAAGGTTGGGATTGGCGACCTTGGCGAGGTCGCTGTTGATCAAAAGCGGAAGGATCGGATGGTACATTGGTGACGTAATAAGTTCGATCTGCCCCGAATCATAGGCTTTTTTATATTCATCGATGATCGATGACAGAATCCGGTTCTGCTGCGCGACGATCCGGTCCTTGTCCTGTTCGTGGAATCCTCTGCCCTGCTTGTAGAGATCGCTGATCTCGTCCCGGAATATCGGATCTATCCAAACCAGGTTGGCCCAGACCTGCAGGTCCCTGAATTCATCTACCGTGAATCCTTGAGCGACCGCTGCCAGTTCATCATCAACGATGTTCTTTCCCCGTTTCATCAGCAGTGAAAAATACCGGGGGTATGGTTCTATCATGGTCGTCCAGTTGGCAAGGAAAAAATCGCGCAGGATCTCGGTTTTTTCCTCCACGGTCAGGTCGCCGGCATCTTTCCGGAACAGTTCGAACTGACGGTCGGTGCACGCGCCCGAGCCGTAGTCCTGGATCTGCTTGAGCAGGGATGGCGTGAAGTTGAACGTGGCGCGAATACCCGGAAATTTCTGGATGTGCTTGAGCATGTCCAGATAATCCTTGAGCGCGTGCAGACGCACCCAGGGCAGGGGCATTACTCGGTCATCGGGTTTGGAATAGATCGGCTGGTGAAAATGCCAGAGAAACGCGACCTCAATATTCATGGCGCTGCGCTTACAGCGAATAAAACGAATGACAGCGAATTAACCGAATCCTTTCTACGAATGGAGCAAATGACAGCGAATTTATCGAATCCGAGCATTCTTTTTCGTTCAGCTCATTCGTCTTTAAATTCGTATTTTCTCATTCGCAATATTCGTGTTTATCTATTGAAGTACCCGATGTAGAATTTCGCGTCGTTGGTGATATCTGGAGGCGGGTTCTGCGTCACCAGGTCTTTCAGGATCGTTTGCGCTTTTTCATACTCGCCCTGAATGCCGCTGATCCGTCCGTAGGCGAGAAGTGACTGGAAATAAAAAGGCGAAGTCTTATCCTTGATTATGCGGGAATAGTACCCAAGGGCTTTTTCGTATTCTTTCAGGCCTTCGGCCGCGCAACCGGCCGCGTACTGCGCCGACGGCGTAAGCAAGTAGTCATTCTTCATGTTGCCCAAGAATTTATCGAAGTAATCCAGCGCCTCGGCGAACTGCCCCCGGTAATAGTATATTACGCCCAGGTAATACAGAGCGATCTTGCCGGGTCTTGTGTTCGAGTACTTTGTGCTGAGTTCGGTCAGTACCTGCTCCGCGTCCGGGAACCGGCCCTGGGATATCATCCCGATCGCCTGGGTCTGCATGAGTTCGGCTTCCGGTTTCTGCACTTCGCTTTTTGACGTCATATAGCCGAAAAACACGATGGCCGCCACAACTCCAATGCCGACCCAGATCGAAGTCTCCTTGTGGCGGACAATGAACTTGATCGCCTTCTGCATTATGGATTGGAACTCGTCTTCGGTCTTGACCCCGCGCTTCATATCTCTAAACATGTTTTATTCTCCTTTTTTTTCAATCACCTAATATCCATCTTCTATTATCTAACAACTGTTTTCCAGTTTCAACAGCACCCCTGACCCGATTCGAACGGGTGGCCTGCGGTTTAGGAAACCGCCGCTCTATCCTGCTGAGCTACAGGGGTAAAGAGGGGCGCTGCCCCCCTTTTATCCATTCACTTTTTAATACACACCCATTAAAAACTTCATGGATACCTTGAATTCCCCCGTCGGCTTTTCTTACACGCCCGGGTGATAACTCTATGCCTCCGCTACCAGAACCAGCAGCTAACGCTGACAAGCTATGCAGTTTCAATGGAGGGGCACATCCTCTTATAATCCCGCATATTCAAAATGCCACTATTTAAAATGCGGAGCTTTTCTCCATTCATAATTATTTATTTCGTCCTCACCCCCGTATCAAGTACGGGGCAGGCTCTTACCCTCTCCCACCAAGGGAGAGGAAATTGAGGAAGCAGAGACCTCGGATCCCCCGCTACCGACGATCGCTGTCATTGCGAGGAACGCCAGTGACGAAGCAATCTCCCGTCTCGTTTATGATTATTATATCTAATGGGTTTTGAATGTCAATCCGCGCCGTAAGATTCGTTTTTCTCTTTCTTCGATATCTCAACGACACAAGATATTGCATCAAAGCTGACTAAAAGCGACGGGTCCGGGTTAACGTATTAGATTCCGATCAGCTC is part of the bacterium genome and encodes:
- a CDS encoding glycoside hydrolase family 57 protein; this encodes MNIEVAFLWHFHQPIYSKPDDRVMPLPWVRLHALKDYLDMLKHIQKFPGIRATFNFTPSLLKQIQDYGSGACTDRQFELFRKDAGDLTVEEKTEILRDFFLANWTTMIEPYPRYFSLLMKRGKNIVDDELAAVAQGFTVDEFRDLQVWANLVWIDPIFRDEISDLYKQGRGFHEQDKDRIVAQQNRILSSIIDEYKKAYDSGQIELITSPMYHPILPLLINSDLAKVANPNLDIPFQFKHPEDARRQLELGIALFEHCFGKKPAGIWPSEGSVCEELIPILSDLGVEWIAADEEILARSLSASFRRDENGIPTNAAQLYKPWQIGKVKMIFRDHTLSDMIAFNYNTWDQKKAAQDLVGRIKTIGNSLSQFDSFLLPIILDGENAWEFFAGDGSEFLDCLYEELLKEKVTTTTISDYLHAHGAQNKLTKLFPGSWIGANFNIWMGRPQDHKAWKVLKDLREKLVEKNITDPAVWDRFYILEGSDWYWWFGDDFFSVTGEVFDELFRLTAIWIYNRIGEKRPHELFSSINTQDDTLSQPPIDRIKPVIDGRVTHFYEWFNAGRAEVKRMGGTMQRFAGLFSAIHYGFDERAVYVRCDVINHDIGAYQYSIDFYKPKNLKITLDDACPAAVVFKVGEIIEVSVPYEMLGIDAPSRDQAQGGKGEAGIVEFVVRAREKTIELDRTPLLRFSLSLKELALQNWSV
- a CDS encoding tetratricopeptide repeat protein, producing the protein MFRDMKRGVKTEDEFQSIMQKAIKFIVRHKETSIWVGIGVVAAIVFFGYMTSKSEVQKPEAELMQTQAIGMISQGRFPDAEQVLTELSTKYSNTRPGKIALYYLGVIYYYRGQFAEALDYFDKFLGNMKNDYLLTPSAQYAAGCAAEGLKEYEKALGYYSRIIKDKTSPFYFQSLLAYGRISGIQGEYEKAQTILKDLVTQNPPPDITNDAKFYIGYFNR